Proteins from a genomic interval of Diospyros lotus cultivar Yz01 chromosome 6, ASM1463336v1, whole genome shotgun sequence:
- the LOC127804340 gene encoding uncharacterized protein LOC127804340 — protein MGYLFILFALALLSSLALPPLKRPAPTTPSINVGVVIRDEHDLNDIHVRAAQNDNVISKVALAQRARREREKKQKSYFEFQCLQREQEGLEECVQLRESSLTPIRRDRTCLEWETITEDSHSAQKRRMVTHHSTCSFSMPITSLAPQRNRSTPINRFLQEDLCTDDELEDMPMSTSIDARVHKDSCRHYLGKMDVLCPYCSALHWMDEKLTKSSMKCPLFGTCCLEGKIRLPLLITPPPPLQALYDRNNDQSKSFRSYTRVYNATNAFTSLGATLDPRVLSGRGPTSFTIHGELRHRTGSLQPQPGIEASYAQLYIYDPDSALEIRNRRNPILRRDVLKIIQDSLLQVNAFVDKFRQAHAILYQLDSAGHNLPAHLHYNSRTDRRRYNLPTADEIAIVIPGDGTEVNGMRDIILHFRGNNELMQINECHPAYLPLHYVLLFPYGELGWEPELKLWNVQYDRPSTDRLTQMDFYSYRLFERPTEYSTILRGGKLFQEFLVDAWAATE, from the exons GCCTGCTCCTACAACTCCATCTATAAATGTTGGCGTGGTCATCCGTGATGAGCACGACCTTAATGATATTCATGTTCGTGCG gcaCAAAATGATAATGTAATATCAAAAGTTGCATTGGCCCAACGTGCACGGCGGGAGcgtgaaaaaaaacaaaagtcaTACTTTGAATTTCAATGCTTGCAACGAGAGCAAGAGGGATTAGAAGAATGTGTTCAACTAAGAGAATCTTCTTTAACACCAATTCGTCGTGATCGCACTTGCTTAGAGTGGGAAACAATAACTGAAGATTCTCATTCGGCACAAAAACGAAGAATGGTTACCCATCATTCTACATGTTCGTTTTCTATGCCAATCACATCGTTGGCTCCACAAAGGAATCG GTCTACTCCTATAAATCGATTTCTTCAAGAAGATCTATGTACTGATGATGAATTAGAAGATATGCCTATGAGTACATCAATTGACGCCCGGGTACACAAAGATTCTTGCCGCCATTATCTTGGCAAGATGGATGTATTATGTCCTTATTGTTCAGCCTTACattggatggatgaaaaattgacaaaatcttcTATGAAGTGTCCCTTATTCGGAACTTGCTGTTTGGAAGGAAAGATTAGGCTACCCTTACTTATTACACCCCCTCCACCACTTCAGGCTTTGTATGATAGGAATAATGATCAATCAAAATCCTTTCGAAGTTATACTCGAGTGTACAATGCAACCAATGCTTTTACGAGTCTTGGTGCTACATTAGATCCTAGAGTACTCAGTGGAAGGGGCCCTACATCATTCACAATTCATGGGGAATTGCGACATCGAACAGGATCACTACAACCACAACCAGGGATAGAAGCAAGTTATGCTCAACTGTATATCTATGACCCTGATTCAGCTTTAGAAATTCGTAATCGTAGAAATCCTATCTTGAGAAGGGAtgttctcaaaattattcagGATAGTTTGTTGCAAGTCAATGCATTTGTAGATAAATTTCGCCAAGCTCATgctattttatatcaattagaCTCGGCGGGACACAATTTACCTGCTCATCTTCATTACAATTCAAGAACTGATCGACGTCGATATAACCTACCAACTGCAGATGAGATTGCGATTGTAATACCGGGTGATGGAACAGAAGTTAAtggaatgagagatattatcTTACATTTTCGAGGAAATAATGAGTTGATGCAAATTAATGAATGTCACCCAGCATACCTGCCATTACATTATGTTCTATTATTTCCCTATGGTGAGCTTGGATGGGAACCTGAGCTGAAATTGTGGAATGTTCAGTATGATCGACCTTCAACTGATCGACTTACTCAAATGGATTTTTATAGTTATCGTTTGTTTGAACGACCCACAGagtattcaacaattttgagagGTGGGAAACTATTTCAAGAGTTTTTGGTAGATGCTTGGGCTGCAACTGAGTAA